Below is a window of Drosophila nasuta strain 15112-1781.00 chromosome X, ASM2355853v1, whole genome shotgun sequence DNA.
cgttattgctgctgttctcTATcatattgctattgctgctaacacacacacacgcaacaaCTCTTCTTCTAACCGAGCTAAAGCATGACAAATTGACACGAATGTATGgatgtatgtttgtgtgtctgtgtgtgttggaaaGTTAATATGCactaattgtattttaacaACATTCAAATTGTATGGCATGGAAGCGATGTGTGACGTAATagttttttctccttttttttgttagtttttttttttttttgtttttggcttggGGCTGGAGGGAGACGCAGTTCGATGTTTATAGAAGAGATTATTATAgataaatatgtgtgtgtgtatatgcatGTATGATTGTACAATTTGctatttgattattaattcTTTTGTTTACTATTTGGATTTTGTGGCCAGGAagaggcaaaaacaaaaaatcgacaaacaaacaaaaagttacacaaatgcaaatggcgGCTACGTGTGAAGAGCTTTGCACGCTCTTTTTTGCTCGCTCTCTTCTGCACCCTTTCTGACTCTCACTCTCCCGCTACTGATATCGCGCTCTCGCTCGCTGTCTCGCTTTgtcttggcttggcttggctttcgTGTGTGCGTGAGTATTGGTGGCGTTCCAGAAGAAGGTTCATTTAACAGCAAACTGTGTTCCATTTCCATAACGTTTCGTTCcgctttttttctttgtttttgcagCTGTCGCCAAGTggtttagtttgtttttgttttttgttggttattaattaacttagctatatacatttatttagaGACTTTTGgctgatttgtttttgtttcgttttatgCCAAGTTACAATTTaagttttctttcattttgtattgcttatgattttgttgtggttgtgtagtgtttttttttttaatataatgttTAAAGTAAACTCTTCACTTCTTCTGCTACGccttattttcttttcgttttgcgATTTTAACAACACAGGAACAAGTTTCTATACTTAATAtctctaataataataatgttgatatataattgcaaaaaaaaaaaaagaattaaataagaTTGATGTAATTCAAATTTCGTTTTCTCAGGCAAATGATTATATAgtagtgtatatatattattatatatataaatatatatatatgtatatgtatgtatgtgtgtgtttatatgtCTGCCTTTTCCATATGCAATGTATAAAGTATAAGAGTTCATATatcaattaaatacaatttgttttcgttttgttgttattggtttACAAGTGACCAGATATAAGtgtagtatatttatgtatatatatattgattataTATATCCTTAACTCTGAATGTTTAAAGAAGCTCTTATTAAAATAGGTTTTGaacgacgaaaaaaaaaattgtggattGCATGatccataataataataataatatatcgcTTATGTTcgtaatcataataataatcgtatAATGCACTACATTAAGGTTAGAAAACGACGACGGTTGTCTAGAACACTTGTTTATcgttaaatataattgtatatatactttttctttaaattaaactgCTGTcattatgcaaaaaaaataatataataataatgaaaatcgtaataaaataataattaaaacaaaaaaaaataattcttattgtacgttggttggttggttgttgtttttattgttgttgttgggattCGTTCTGCGCCCACACAAAATGGCGGCTGCTGAGCGAGGTTGTTGTGACGTCATCaggagagcaacaacagccgccATTTTTGCTGTCGACGGCGCATTAACATTTTCTATCGTTTTTCCTACGTATGTTAACCATAACAGCGACTTAACAGCAAACGTATCAATGAAGTGTGAAAAAATAAGAActatagttttgtttttgtgtgtttttttctgttttagtTAAGCGATAATTGTAGAGTAGTAACAGTATTTCTTAGGCGGTGGTTTGCTTACACATACGCAGTTACATCATTATGATATCGAAGAAACTCAAAGTGAAagcaaatatgtgtgtatgtgtgagagtgtgtgtgtgtgtgtataagaGTTTCTATATATTTCAGTTGCCTGCTTCGtatgttttgttgctgttgttgagtGTTTCAGTACGTATATTTACATGATATTTGTTTtcccttttgtttttttccttttttactGTATACGTAAAGCTCTCACAAATTGCTgatatttgttgctgttagtctatatgtgtgtgtttttgtttgtttgtgtgtgtttacggTAACATTTTACCATTTGATGATCAacttgctttgttgttgcatttccagtacttgttttgttttgtttgtttaacaATAAATCTGCAAAGCGTATAAGAGATGAATATGTTAGTTAACAGTGACTTCATTAACATGCACAACATTAACATTACTTACcttatgcataaatatttggctcttgtttgttttactttCATGTTAATcgtatagaaaatatttgatttggatTTTGAATTCCTGTCGCTGCCTgccttctatgtgtgtgtgtgtagtgtgtgtagtgtgtgtgtgtgagtgtattggtgtgttttgtgtttgtgtgcactCTGTTTACGTAATGTTAAGCTTATGTTAAATGCGTTAGAAGAGCACAGTTTTGAAATAGcacagtttgtttttgtttgtttgttgttttgaattgttttttttttgtttctttgcttCTCTTATAACATTTTGGCTTAGGCAACTTtcgtttgtgttttgttgttgtggtgacTGGTGTCTAGGCTCGCACGTTGGGCGCCAGCTTCGTTTGCTGCTGCACTCAAAAATGCATACTCAGatcctcatcgtcatcctccTCAATCAAATCATCCACCTGGAAATCCGTAGGTGAATACGAGTCACGTTTCGCAACAGTTGTTGTCgccaatgttgttgctgctgctgttgttgttgttgcgatgCGAGCACGCAAATTATTTGGCTGCTTTAGCACAACGCCAAcaggcaactgttgctgttgctttgggCGCAACTTATTGACGGTAATGAAACTGCCATTGCCACCAATAACatgcgctgttgttgctgttgtcgctgtggttgttgtgctggagtggttgctgctgttgctgttgttgttgttggcaatggttatggtgctgttgctgctggtgagTGTTTTTGAGGTTGTCGCCGCCGCACCAGGATCATTGTAGCGCGGAcgtttattttgcaatttggtGGCCCAACATTCGGTGGCGCGACGACGCGCATTTGCACAAATGTTGtcgccactgctgctgctgctgctggtggtggtgttgttgttgctggttgtgCTACTGGCGGCGCCTATTTTAGTCGCAGTCTGTTCGCTGTTGTTGGGTTGATACTGCTGCTTGTACTGATCCAAGCGACGCATCGAGGCATTCATTGGCATCGGGCGGGTGGCATTTGGTGCATTGTTGTTCTGATTATTATGATTGTTGTGGGCGGCGGTTGTGTTCGCAAACAAATCCTCTTTGGCTGTATCGTTGTTGGCTGTATCATCGGCGTCATCCAGCTCGTTGTTGCCCTGCTCACCGCTCTGGGCACGCTGCTTCTGCCGCAGATGTTGCAGTTCCTCCGGCGAACGCTGCTTGCGGAACTCGTGCACCAGCGGATAAATGTGCTGTATGGCGGATTCCACGTCATTCACGCTGGCGGCTAAAACGAGAgagtaatttcaaattaagttCACATGGGAAACTCATTTATGTATCATCGTACTCACCTGTTACCGTTATGCTGCCCGTGGAGAAGATTTTGAGCGTAGCCTTGGGCTCGCGCATCTTGTAGGTGACGCCGGGATGCAGCTCGGGCTCATAGCTGGCATTGTCACGATGACGCTCCGAGAAATTGACTATTTTAATTGCCCAGGGCATGCTGCAGGTGCCCAGCACATTCACGATCCGAAAGTTCTGGAAGTGCGTCGGAAAACCCAGTTTGCCCAGGCAGCGAGCATAGCGACGAGCCGCAATCTTGGCCTGCAAAGAGCAAAACGTATTGGATTAATGGTCAATTTAACtggtttaaaaaaaagttagatttttaattcaatataataatgaaatgcaataaaatgaaatgcattcatatgaaattaaaagctttaatgtgctttaatgtaacttaatttcatttcaactagttatattatattcaatcAAAGATCGTAGCTTTAATGTACTTTCAGCTATATATTCATTCAAAGCTTTAATGtgttttcatttacaatttgtatagCTTTCATTGATATAACTGCAAATAGTTACTTATCAAAGTATGAATGTGCTTTAAATTGCAATCGAGGTGAGCCTTAAgttacattttgaattaatcCAACACTTCTAAGTGACTTTTTAAGGCCAAATAGCTTTTTTCAACTAAGTGACTTTTTAAGGCCAAATAGCTTTTTTCAACTAagtattcattcatttaaaaaacatagctttaatgtgctttcaTCTGCAAATCCTTTAGAGATTTcatcaatataatttgcaacTAGTTAGATATCAAAGTATGAATATGCTTTAAATTCTAATTGAGGTGAGCTTAaatgcttaaattaaatttcaaattcatttcaactagttatttatttgttcagAGAACAAAGTTTTAATGTGCTTTAGCTGCAAATCTCATAGAACTTTTTATCAATCTTTCTTAGTCAtcaaattgctttaaattgcaattgattaATCCAACTCTTCTAAGAGACTATTCAAAACAtaagctttaatgtgcttaaatataaattaaaatgaatttcgtTCAAGGAACAAaactttaatgtgctttaagCGGCAAATCGTTAGAGTTTTCATAATTGCTTCTTAGtcatcaattgcaattgaattgagcTTTAAGCTTTATGTTTAGATTAATCCAAGACTTCTCAGTACTTACCTGCGACTCAGATGTGGCGCCTGTGCACGTAATCCTGCCCGACGACCAAATTGAGGCTGTAGTGTAGGGACGACGCAGCTTCATGGTGACCATGCCATTCTCGCGTCTGTACTCCACATTGGAGCCTTTCAATGCGATCTCGCGCAACTTGAGGTGACAGCGCACACTGAACGAGCAGACAACGTTATTGATCACAATGTCCAGCTCAGGTTCAGCATCCGAATCCGCCACCGATTTGCCGCCAGCCGCTCCACCGACTACCAATGACaatggctgttgctgctccggTTCCTGATCCTCCACCACTTCTTCCacgtcctcctcctcctcttcctcctcgaTCAGATCCTCCACCTGCTGTTGTTCCATCACAGAcgcttgctgttgctcttcctgcagttgcagtcgcagttgttgctgtcgttgttggtgttgcagttgcaattgctgctgctgttgttgttgttgctgctgcagcagcaatagttgttgctgcttattGAGCACCAGTCTGCTGCCATTAggaactgttgttgttgccgccgctgatgtcgttgttgttgttgctgctgctgcagtgagCAACTTGccattgttgatgttgttattattgctattattgttgttgttattggctgctgctgctggtgtagTAGCAAATATCAACGGTTTGTTGCCATTTACCAACACCATCGCCTCGGGATTGATCAGCTTGCGTTGCACAACACTGGCATTCAACACTGGCTGCACCGGCTGCAGTTTGCTAAATTGCGAAAAATAACGCACGGTTCCAGCAGCGCCGCTTGtcgatgctgctgccgccaCCGCATTTGGATTTGCAGCCACCGCATTGCCTGCAATTCCCGTTGCGGCCGTATTTCCTACTTTACTGCCAGCCGCAGCAGCGACGCCGACGCCAGCTGCTGTTTGCCGTGCGGCCGCTGCGAGATGATAGCTGGAGGCGGGTGTCAGATAAACACGTTGTGCGTTAGTCAACACTGTGCCGGCGACGCCGACGCCGACAacgttgccgctgctgttgttggctgccTTGAGACCGCCATTCATATTGGCCGATGGGATGCTGACCATATCGTTTTGCATCAGGgtgctctctctcactcgcctGTCTTCTTCTTCGCCTTCCTTCTTCGTTGTCTCGCCTTTTACTTGGCTCCTTTCGATTTTGCTTGTTGTCTTCCTTTTAtctttccttctttttttcgcTTGCCTTTTTCTTAATGCTCTTTGCTTGCAGTTTATGCGTTTGCGTCACTGTTGCTCATGGCTGCCGGCGTCGACGCTGGCGCAGCGACTACTGCAGCGTTTGTGTGCGCTAAAAGAGAACAACACAATAacactctacacacacacactaacacgcACAGCTGATTTGTCAGTGCTGCCCTGCTGATTTTCTTTTCTGTCTTCCTTCCTGCTTTGCCGCCTAGCAACTTCCTGCTTTGATTGTGGTGTTCTTGACGTGGACAGAGTTAGCAATAGTTTCTTCGTATTccttcttttcttcttctttgatTTAGTTCCCTTGCGAGCGAATGTGTGTGATTTGGTTTCTCActtacaacaacagcattgccttcttgttgtagtttttgttattttgttgctcCTTTGCTGAACGCTTGCAATTTCTTATgctaatatttttgtttgtttgttttttttttataaggcTTAAAGTGATTTTTGTTGTGATGACCAAAACCAAATACTTTGCTCTTtatatgttttgtatttaaataaggtttttgatttgtgttttgttgttgttggtttgtttgtttttatattaattattattattattatttctagtCTTCCGTTCTTTCTCCTTTGTTATAAATGTagcttgttttttatttgttgttgttgttgttcctttaTTACAGtctgcaaataaacaaattcgaattataattaaattattttcactttgtggtaatattaattttaatctcTTCACCATGActtcaaaatgcaaatcaatgTCAAATGTCAGTGCAGCAAATACCGACAACAACTGAGCACACACAAATCCATACAACAGGTCAACAGCAGCACGCTTCAtgcatgcaaaattaaattgcaatcaatGTGTGAATCGATGATCCATATTTTTTATCGATAAACACGCATTATACGCACATGGcttaccacacacacacatacacacactcagctGTGCTAGATACGCATCACTCAACAGCTGAGCGCTGTCAACAGCTGTTGCTAACAGCGATACCATTATTTAACAGCGCATAGGATCATAGCAGAGCCATTTAACCTTAACCTAGTtacgctctctctcactctgctGCTCTGCCTGCCTTGTTTGTGCCTGGGGTGGCTGGGCTGATGCAAAATGCACATGTatttctgtatgtgtgtacgtgtgtgtgagctAGGCGAGGCGAcgatttgttgtttgccgGTGCAGCTTTTGGGTCAAGGACGGCATGCGAAaagtagcacacacacacacacagttacacacaaattaaaatgtggcGCGATGTCAATTGAGCACAACGTCAACGGCAACGCAGCTGCTgcgctgttgatgttgctgcagcaCCTTCGTCATTTTCGCATCCAAAATCAAATGCACTTGctcacacacctacacacatacattcatatgtataCGTAGATATgtttacacatacacacaggcCGACAAACGCTTGAGACCGACTGCAACGGCTGCTGTGCTATTTTTGGAGCGGGCGCGGCGGAGTAAGAAGAAGCAGCTGCCAgccgccagcagcagcaagtgcaaattaaaaattgttattgtaaATTAGCGAAAAATGGTGTTTGCCAGCAACAAGCAGCACATTGTGcaattccatttatttgtttcttttttttttttcttggcaTGTAAATGTTAATTCTACAAATGAAACAGTTTACAATTATGttgattgtttattattgatgtcccctataaacaaatattgaatGCATGAGTCACAATCATCAGCTGGGCAGTATAAAAAAAGGGCCACGCATTTGTAAAAGAAGcagaaaagcaacagcagcaacgagtGAAAGTGAAATTCACACAAGCGCGTTATATGCATGCACATGTaaacgtgtgtgtgcgtgtgtgggtgTGACCTAATAACAGCAGTTGCTCAGTTCAAGCAAATCAGCTGAGTGCGCTTTAAATTTGCGCTGCATTCTCATTTATTAAGCAATTGAGAGATCATTTTTAATTGGCACACACAATTCACTGCATGCgtatgtgaatgtgagtgcaCAGCAGaagcgtgtgtctgtgtaaaTACGTCACACTCAAAGCGTGTGCGTGCGTATGTCAAGCATGCCATCTTTGTCTTGCGCCCGACTATATTTAACAGGCGCAAGGGGTTGAGAAGATAGGAAGTAATAAAGCTTCAAAATCAGCAAATgcacaataaaatgcaaatcaaattgtatatgtatgtgtgctcattgcttgaatttcaatacaatacagcaaaaatgtaaaaataaatatttatttatttactttttttctgcCCAGCCAGcacaatttgaaatatgcaaaaacaaaGGCAACGGCATATGCGCAGTTCacctacatatgtacatacatactctcacacatgcatgcaaattctatcgaaatcgaaatttaaattattttgttgcacTGTAACCAGCtggcaaacacaacaacaacaaatggtaACTCTGAACGTATGATCGGCCATTTTGGCAATTGTCCcattgaaatgtttattaattaggcaaaaaacacacacaagaaaaaaggcgtaaaaaaaattaaatgaaagcgTTCGATGCTCGGGAACGACCCCTAGGTAGGTACTCAATGTATAATATGCGTCAGTTCATTAACCCaaggcgaaaaaaaaacaacgctAAAGCTAAAGTCCGTACGAATTCTCGACTATGACAcacctcatcatcatcatcatcaccatcaacACACATACCAACGAAATGTGCAGAACTTTTATCGGTCAATGTGAGAAAGCGAGATGgatagagagagcgaaagtgtgtgtgtgtagagatAGCGAggtgagagagcgagcgaatgctaaacaaaaacattatcATCGTCAGCTGTCATTGTCAGACTTAGGGAATCCCTAAACCTGCTAGAGACCATTCACATATGTAATAGTGGATCAGCGTGTGTGGTGGGTGAATattcaatacaaaaatatgcacaTAGATAAAAACATCCAAGTgtcaatatatgtatttaatattgacGAATGCAAAATGCCAGTCAACgcactgcaacaacaacaatgaacacACATAAACATGGCTGCCTGCCccttgtgtgcgtgtgtgtgtgtgtgtgtgtgaggttgCCAATGTGTGCACATACTACAAAAGGCGAAACAATTCGTGCacgaatgaaaaaaaaacgcaactGAACTTCGAAATTCAGGTTCAAGGCCAAATGACAACTGTTTTCTAGCAATGGCAATACAGCCATGTAGATACACTGTGGCAATTtgtgggtgtgagtgtgtgtatttagaatatataaatacaaaaataaatacagaaacTGTCGTTAGCTACTGCCAAAATCGTAAATTACCCAGCAAACAATCGATTTCTGCATAAAGTTCAAAGCTTGAGAGCAACAAATTCTCTCGTAGAATACAGGTTATTCATGAATGTATTTATGCATGTATTTAACTAtgtaaatatgcatatgtattatTTGGCTACACATGAATATTCAAAGTGGTATTAATTCATGGTGCTAGAATACAAGGTGCTGCAGTCGTTGATTATTGcttgctctctcactctcccacTCCTCGCACTGcagttttcagtatatttcacTGAGCTGCATTCAAGTTGACAACACTGTtgatgattattattacttgGACAACACTGGCAAGCAGTATAATTTGCTTAAGGAATCAATTTGTATTCATAATGTGTctgctgcttttattttgttcttttttgaaCAGGGGCGGGCTGCTGGAAATATGAGATATCTAAATGCTTGCATATCTACAtgtatatgaatgtatgtacatatatgtgtgtgcatgatGTTCGCTTCCGTTCCATATTTCTAGAAATTTGAGTGTACGCCACAACATTATCACTAACcaaaccaaccaacaacaatatgaaCACTAACAAACATACCGAGACATGCGAAGCACACAGCAAACAGAACCCCGTCGCTCTAGTTGAAATGACAAAACGTGTTGTTATGCTTCTcctcctccctctccctccctTTCTCACGCACGCTCATCATTTAATGTTGATTTCCCTTCCCCCAATCACACTTGCTTTGGCTGTTGTTGATACTTTGCTCTGTTTGCTCATTGTTCTCAGTTTTCCTAAAGCTGCATTGTCTGAGGAGTAGCAGCATAGAGCATTtgaaataatcaacaaaataataatcgcaaaatattatttacgaCACAACGCGGCAGCGtcgcaacgaaaacaaaacgacGAATTAAAACCAAATGTCCGAAGCGCTTTTGCTCTATTGCCTTTGCTCAGttttcacacatacacaagcactcacacacttacacacacacacacacacacaaaagccacttttgttgctgttatcaATTGTAGAGCGCTAAAGAGCTTAACATgctgctaaaaaaaaaaaaaacgagtcTCAATTTCAACGCTATACATAATTGTGTTTAAATTGTGGAAAAGCGCACGATTACCATATAATGACATCACAATTATTGTTGGCCGGAAATAATATCACACAAGCCACTAACTACCGAGAGTATAAATTTAACAGACATACTATaccaatacacacatacaaaacatAGTATCCACATGCGTAGtaaatacacacatgcatgaTTAAGCTCGCACACGTGAGCTGCTacacgacaacgacgacagccAAAACACTCAATTCTCGAGTATATTGACTAATGTAAGAAGTCGACAGCTAGCAATAcatcagtcagtcagctatttcatcatcaccatcagcTGGCTAGTTGTGGGGTGCGCTTTAAATGcgtcataaataaatcatattgcAACAATAGTGGGGGGAATGCATTGGaattgaaacgaaacgaagtgAAGCTCAGAGTGAGCTGAAATGATGTGCGTgcgtgtgattgtgtgtgtgtgcgacggTTTGGCAGTCACGCGTAAACAAACCTGTTTGCAATATAGCGGGTgcttgacaacaacaacaaaatctcgctcacacacacacacacacatgaaatAAATCACACAACAGGTGCTTGCAAATAAGAAGTACGCTTACACACTCGCCTGTATATGTGTAACGACGTTTGCTTGTCGGTGGCCTGAATGTAGTACGTTAACAGCGCACTGTTAAGGTCTAACAGCGCTGCTAAGGGCCGTGACATGACCCAAATTGCACTTGGCATGGCGGCGCTAATGACtaagaaacagcagcagctgacaaCCAGAACAGCAACAGTGTGTATACACATAGAAtatcatatacataaatatatatgtgtatgtgtgtgtattgtatatctatattttattgatttaatgcAGCTGACGCATCATGCACTTACGCCACACCCCCTTCCAGCACcaataacaacaccaacaacaacatcagtttTGTCTCGTTTTAAAGAACGCGCTGTCATAATTTACATACACACTCTTGCTTATATAACAGGCAGTTATAACAggacaacacaacacaaagcTTAGCtcaatgcatgtgtgtgtctgtgtgcttTGACGTCAGCTGCATTTGTGGGTGTATAAATCATCGataacactttttttttgcaggcagctgctgcagctggccAAACTGTCAAACTTTTGCCAGCTGACAGCCAAGTTGCCAACTTTGTGATGTAAAAAACTTGTAAATTGGCACACTTAACAATTATACAACAATGTGTAGTAGCGCTTTTTCTTTTGGCATGTTAATGTTGTGTGATCGTCTTTTATCGAACATTATCAACACACATAGCAGGTGTTTTATCGATAAACGCattagtatataccaaatattatcCGTAAGCAGTCTGAAACAGCTGACATGGCTAACTTGTAAACTTGGCTATAATTAACTAACTAGTTTCGCCGTTGATCTTCACTGCCATCAAATTGGGTGGAGCGGGGGGTGGTGTCACTTGCTAAACAACTGTtgcatacaacaacaaccaaaattAACGAATTGCATAGCTAAAATGCAGCTACAAAACTGGTTTCTctgcaacacaaacacacacatgtaaatgtatgtacgtatgtacgTGCATATGCATATCCGCCGCCTGACAATGGGTGTGAGTGCGATGCATATATAATATGCGAGAGTCTGAGCGCGAAGTTTGAGAGTGAATGAGACCGGCGTCGGCGTCATCTCTTGTTGCCGGCTCTGCGCG
It encodes the following:
- the LOC132797058 gene encoding homeobox protein 13 gives rise to the protein MQNDMVSIPSANMNGGLKAANNSSGNVVGVGVAGTVLTNAQRVYLTPASSYHLAAAARQTAAGVGVAAAAGSKVGNTAATGIAGNAVAANPNAVAAAASTSGAAGTVRYFSQFSKLQPVQPVLNASVVQRKLINPEAMVLVNGNKPLIFATTPAAAANNNNNNSNNNNINNGKLLTAAAATTTTTSAAATTTVPNGSRLVLNKQQQLLLLQQQQQQQQQQLQLQHQQRQQQLRLQLQEEQQQASVMEQQQVEDLIEEEEEEEDVEEVVEDQEPEQQQPLSLVVGGAAGGKSVADSDAEPELDIVINNVVCSFSVRCHLKLREIALKGSNVEYRRENGMVTMKLRRPYTTASIWSSGRITCTGATSESQAKIAARRYARCLGKLGFPTHFQNFRIVNVLGTCSMPWAIKIVNFSERHRDNASYEPELHPGVTYKMREPKATLKIFSTGSITVTAASVNDVESAIQHIYPLVHEFRKQRSPEELQHLRQKQRAQSGEQGNNELDDADDTANNDTAKEDLFANTTAAHNNHNNQNNNAPNATRPMPMNASMRRLDQYKQQYQPNNSEQTATKIGAASSTTSNNNTTTSSSSSSGDNICANARRRATECWATKLQNKRPRYNDPGAAATTSKTLTSSNSTITIANNNNSNSSNHSSTTTTATTATTAHVIGGNGSFITVNKLRPKQQQQLPVGVVLKQPNNLRARIATTTTAAATTLATTTVAKRDSYSPTDFQVDDLIEEDDDEDLSMHF